The following coding sequences lie in one Aquabacterium olei genomic window:
- the nadD gene encoding nicotinate-nucleotide adenylyltransferase: MKPAVHPPRRIGLMGGSFDPVHAAHVALAELALVHLSLDEVRWIPVGQAWQKARQLAPAEDRLAMVAAATAHEPRFVVDRIEVDRAGPSYTLDTVRALQARADASGQPVEWVLLIGQDQYTNLPTWQGWAELIERVTLAVACRGSEALVTPEALAHHAHRVVRLPLQPMPVSSTDIRARLADGAPPDSLVPTLLPSGVARYIADHQLYAPGTPR; encoded by the coding sequence TTGAAACCTGCTGTCCATCCGCCTCGCCGCATCGGTCTGATGGGCGGCAGTTTCGACCCGGTCCACGCGGCGCACGTGGCGCTGGCCGAACTGGCGCTGGTGCATCTGTCGCTCGACGAGGTCCGCTGGATCCCGGTGGGCCAGGCGTGGCAGAAGGCCCGTCAGCTGGCGCCGGCCGAAGACCGGCTCGCCATGGTGGCCGCCGCCACGGCGCACGAGCCGCGCTTTGTCGTCGACCGCATCGAGGTCGACCGCGCCGGCCCTTCGTACACGCTCGACACCGTGCGGGCGCTGCAGGCCCGGGCCGATGCGTCCGGGCAGCCGGTCGAATGGGTGCTGCTGATCGGACAGGACCAGTACACCAACTTGCCGACGTGGCAGGGCTGGGCCGAGCTGATCGAGCGCGTGACCCTGGCGGTGGCCTGCCGCGGCAGCGAGGCGCTCGTCACGCCCGAGGCCCTGGCGCATCATGCGCATCGCGTGGTGAGGCTGCCGCTGCAGCCCATGCCGGTGTCGTCCACCGACATTCGCGCCCGTCTGGCCGACGGCGCGCCCCCCGATTCCCTGGTGCCTACCCTGCTGCCAAGCGGTGTGGCACGCTATATTGCAGATCATCAACTTTACGCCCCTGGCACCCCCCGCTGA
- the rsfS gene encoding ribosome silencing factor, translated as MDIRKLQRAIVDGLEDVKAQDIVVFNTEHLSPLFERVVIATGSSNRQTKALASSVREAVKAAGFQVMRTEGEDNSEWIIVDCGAAVVHVMQPAIRQYYQLEEIWGEKPVAIKLKTAKAGLAKASEPMDLDEDAPPVKARKVSGKTTAAQKAATSPARKAAAGKTVKKAEPEAEKPAARKTVKAVAEAAPKAPARKAAGKVAAKKAPTRTATKPVTKTAAKKAPAKKAAVQKVVVNAPARKPAAKKVAAKKAPARKTVAVKKVAAKKVAAKKAPARKTAR; from the coding sequence ATGGACATCCGCAAACTGCAACGCGCCATCGTCGATGGCCTCGAAGACGTCAAGGCTCAGGACATCGTCGTGTTCAACACCGAACACCTCTCGCCGCTGTTCGAGCGCGTCGTCATCGCCACCGGTTCGTCCAACCGCCAGACCAAGGCGCTGGCATCCAGCGTGCGCGAGGCCGTGAAAGCCGCAGGCTTCCAGGTCATGCGCACCGAGGGCGAGGACAACAGCGAATGGATCATCGTGGACTGCGGCGCGGCCGTCGTCCATGTGATGCAACCCGCCATCCGCCAGTACTACCAGCTGGAAGAGATCTGGGGCGAGAAGCCTGTGGCGATCAAGCTCAAGACGGCCAAGGCCGGCCTGGCCAAGGCCTCCGAGCCGATGGACCTCGACGAGGATGCCCCACCGGTGAAGGCCCGCAAGGTGTCCGGCAAGACCACGGCGGCCCAGAAGGCGGCCACCAGCCCGGCCCGCAAGGCCGCCGCTGGCAAGACCGTGAAGAAGGCCGAGCCCGAAGCGGAGAAGCCGGCCGCCCGCAAGACCGTGAAGGCCGTGGCCGAGGCGGCACCGAAGGCCCCGGCGCGCAAGGCGGCTGGCAAGGTGGCGGCGAAGAAGGCACCGACCCGAACGGCCACGAAGCCGGTCACCAAGACGGCGGCGAAGAAGGCCCCTGCCAAGAAGGCTGCCGTGCAGAAGGTCGTGGTGAACGCCCCGGCCCGCAAGCCGGCCGCCAAGAAGGTGGCCGCCAAGAAGGCGCCTGCGCGCAAGACCGTGGCCGTGAAGAAGGTTGCGGCCAAGAAGGTGGCGGCCAAGAAGGCCCCCGCCCGCAAGACGGCCCGCTGA
- the rlmH gene encoding 23S rRNA (pseudouridine(1915)-N(3))-methyltransferase RlmH, producing the protein MKFTVVTIGHRLPDWANEACEDYLKRFPSDWKVEVRALKAEPREGRPVAAIMQAEAARMEAVLERGVRRVILDERGSRLTSVQLAERTEAWLHDGRDVALIIGGADGIDPSLKQSADEAIRLSDMTLPHALARVLLLEQLYRAWSLRNNHPYHRA; encoded by the coding sequence ATGAAGTTCACGGTGGTGACCATCGGGCACCGCCTGCCGGACTGGGCGAACGAGGCGTGCGAGGACTACCTCAAGCGTTTCCCGTCCGACTGGAAGGTGGAAGTCCGCGCGCTGAAGGCCGAACCCCGTGAGGGGCGGCCGGTCGCCGCCATCATGCAGGCCGAGGCGGCCCGCATGGAGGCGGTGCTCGAGCGGGGTGTGCGCCGCGTCATCCTCGATGAACGGGGCAGCCGTCTGACCAGCGTGCAGTTGGCCGAGCGCACCGAGGCCTGGCTGCACGACGGTCGCGACGTGGCCCTCATCATCGGCGGCGCAGACGGCATCGATCCGTCGCTCAAGCAGTCGGCCGACGAGGCCATCCGCCTGTCGGACATGACCTTGCCCCATGCGCTCGCGCGCGTGCTGTTGCTCGAACAGCTCTATCGGGCCTGGTCCCTGAGAAACAACCATCCCTACCACCGTGCTTGA
- a CDS encoding Maf family protein, translated as MSDALSHSAPAHPWLYLASQSPRRRQLLDQLGVRHVLLLPDADEDAEALEHEREDESPEDYVQRVTHAKWQAALDRLARRQAQDPAAWPAAPILCADTTVALGPAILGKPVDGADAARMLRRLSGQSHRVLTAVVVEGALRLSTSHVRWRALDDAEVERYVASGEPMGKAGAYAIQGRSGAWTEHIDGSYSGIMGLPLYETAELLKPLGWSF; from the coding sequence ATGTCTGACGCACTCTCGCACAGCGCTCCGGCGCATCCCTGGCTCTATCTGGCCTCGCAAAGCCCCCGTCGCCGGCAACTGCTGGACCAGCTGGGCGTGCGCCACGTGCTGCTGTTGCCGGATGCCGATGAAGACGCCGAAGCGCTCGAGCACGAGCGTGAGGACGAGTCGCCCGAGGATTACGTGCAGCGCGTGACCCACGCCAAATGGCAGGCCGCACTCGACCGACTGGCGCGTCGACAGGCGCAGGACCCCGCAGCGTGGCCCGCGGCGCCGATCCTGTGCGCCGACACCACGGTGGCCCTGGGCCCAGCCATCCTCGGCAAGCCCGTCGATGGCGCCGATGCCGCCCGCATGTTGCGCCGGCTGTCCGGCCAGTCACACCGCGTGCTGACCGCCGTGGTGGTGGAAGGGGCGCTGCGCCTGTCGACCTCACACGTGCGCTGGCGCGCCCTCGACGATGCCGAAGTCGAGCGGTACGTGGCCAGCGGTGAACCGATGGGCAAGGCGGGCGCCTATGCCATTCAGGGCCGTTCGGGCGCGTGGACGGAACACATCGACGGCAGCTACAGCGGCATCATGGGGCTGCCGTTGTACGAGACCGCCGAGCTGCTCAAGCCGCTCGGCTGGTCGTTCTGA
- a CDS encoding NAD(P)H-binding protein: MPASHPDPLDRTEARRPTVLLVGGTGLVGHELLCRLLADPDIGEVRALVRRPVSAEALLRIAPQAMPGVGKLRIGVIDFERLAQHTEWFDADWVASTLGTTIAQAGSRPAFRRVDLDYPLEVMQLARAQGAQRALLVSAVGARATSRVFYNRVKGELEEAVRELGFEHVSVAQPSLLAGARPTFRLGERVGLALGWLMPAPYKPVAASQVAAGLLASAKAGEPGWHVLTNTALRGMG, from the coding sequence ATGCCCGCTTCCCACCCGGACCCGCTGGATCGCACCGAGGCCCGGCGTCCCACCGTGCTGCTGGTCGGTGGCACCGGGCTGGTCGGCCATGAATTGCTCTGCCGCCTGCTGGCCGACCCCGACATCGGCGAGGTGAGGGCGCTGGTGCGCCGACCTGTGTCGGCCGAAGCCTTGCTGAGGATCGCGCCGCAGGCCATGCCGGGCGTGGGCAAGCTGCGCATCGGGGTGATCGACTTCGAGCGGCTTGCGCAGCACACCGAGTGGTTCGATGCAGACTGGGTGGCCAGCACACTGGGCACCACGATCGCGCAGGCGGGCTCCCGGCCGGCCTTTCGTCGCGTCGACCTTGATTACCCGCTGGAGGTGATGCAGCTGGCCCGCGCGCAGGGGGCACAGCGCGCGCTGCTGGTGAGCGCCGTGGGCGCACGGGCCACGTCCCGGGTCTTCTACAACCGCGTCAAGGGTGAACTGGAGGAAGCGGTGCGTGAACTCGGGTTCGAACACGTGTCGGTGGCCCAGCCCTCGCTGCTGGCGGGCGCGCGGCCCACGTTCCGTCTTGGTGAGCGGGTGGGGCTGGCGCTGGGCTGGCTGATGCCTGCCCCGTACAAACCCGTGGCCGCCAGCCAGGTGGCGGCGGGCCTCCTGGCCTCGGCCAAGGCCGGTGAGCCGGGGTGGCATGTGCTCACAAACACGGCCCTGCGCGGCATGGGGTAA
- the rng gene encoding ribonuclease G: MPASQDILINWTPQETRVALIESGAVQELHVERTLERGLVGNIYAGKVVRVLPGMQSAFIDIGLERAAFLHVADLHREDPSVRPASRSADVQTPIEKRVHEGQTLMVQVIKDPIGTKGARLSTQISVAGRLLVFLPQDDHLGISQKIGSPELREQLRERMTQLIGAADAKDGRNRPGGFILRTNAEDATDDELAMDIAYLRKTWATIREHGLKAPPGTLLYQELNLAQRVLRDLVTEQVQTIRIDSLIQHEALVAFGQEFTPSAVGKLAHYKGERPIFDLYNIDTEIERALARRVDLKSGGYLIIDQTEALTTIDVNTGGYVGARNFDDTIFKTNLEAAQAIARQLRLRNLGGIIIIDFIDMLREDHRDAVLAELRKQMARDRTKSTVSGFSPLGLVEMTRKRTRESLAHLLCVPCPTCEGRGQVKTPRTVCYNILREILREARQFNPREFRVVASAAVVEMFLDEESAHLAGLSDFIGKPVSLQTEPSMSPEQYDIVLL, encoded by the coding sequence ATGCCTGCATCCCAAGACATTCTCATCAACTGGACTCCCCAGGAAACCCGTGTGGCCCTCATCGAAAGCGGGGCCGTGCAGGAACTGCACGTCGAGCGCACGCTGGAGCGCGGGCTGGTTGGCAACATCTACGCAGGCAAGGTCGTGCGGGTGTTGCCCGGCATGCAGTCGGCCTTCATCGACATCGGCCTGGAGCGCGCGGCGTTTCTGCACGTGGCCGATCTGCATCGCGAAGACCCGTCGGTGCGGCCTGCTTCGCGTTCGGCCGACGTGCAGACGCCGATCGAAAAGCGCGTGCACGAGGGGCAGACCCTGATGGTGCAGGTCATCAAGGACCCGATCGGCACCAAGGGCGCGCGGCTGTCGACGCAGATCAGCGTGGCCGGTCGCCTGCTCGTCTTCCTGCCCCAGGACGACCACCTCGGCATCTCGCAGAAGATCGGCTCGCCGGAACTGCGCGAACAGTTGCGCGAACGGATGACGCAGCTGATCGGCGCGGCCGATGCCAAGGACGGGCGCAATCGCCCGGGCGGCTTCATCCTGCGCACCAACGCCGAAGATGCCACCGACGACGAGCTGGCGATGGACATCGCCTACCTGCGCAAGACCTGGGCCACCATCCGCGAACACGGCTTGAAGGCGCCACCCGGCACGCTGCTCTACCAGGAGCTGAACCTGGCCCAGCGCGTGCTGCGTGACCTGGTGACGGAGCAGGTCCAGACCATCCGCATCGACTCGCTGATCCAGCACGAAGCGCTGGTGGCCTTCGGCCAGGAGTTCACGCCCAGCGCGGTGGGCAAGCTCGCGCACTACAAGGGCGAGCGGCCCATCTTCGACCTCTACAACATCGACACCGAGATCGAGCGCGCACTGGCCCGCCGGGTCGACCTGAAGTCGGGTGGCTACCTCATCATCGACCAGACCGAGGCGCTCACCACCATCGACGTCAACACCGGGGGCTATGTCGGCGCCCGCAATTTCGACGACACGATCTTCAAGACCAACCTCGAGGCGGCCCAGGCCATTGCCCGCCAGCTGCGCCTGCGCAACCTCGGCGGCATCATCATCATCGACTTCATCGACATGCTGCGCGAGGACCACCGCGACGCCGTGCTGGCCGAACTTCGCAAGCAGATGGCGCGCGACCGGACCAAGAGCACAGTCAGCGGCTTCTCGCCGCTGGGCCTGGTCGAGATGACCCGCAAGCGCACCCGCGAGTCGCTGGCCCACCTGCTGTGCGTGCCGTGCCCGACCTGCGAGGGGCGCGGTCAGGTCAAGACCCCGCGCACCGTCTGCTACAACATCCTGCGCGAGATCCTGCGCGAGGCGCGCCAGTTCAATCCGCGCGAGTTCCGCGTGGTGGCCAGTGCTGCGGTCGTCGAGATGTTCCTGGACGAGGAAAGTGCCCACCTGGCCGGCCTGAGCGATTTCATCGGCAAGCCGGTGTCACTGCAGACCGAACCGTCGATGTCGCCCGAGCAGTACGACATCGTGCTGCTGTGA